The window TACCTTACGTTTAAAACCTGAATGTCAAAGTCATTTCTCATATTACTCTACTTAAAATACACTCACATTTAGACAACCTCTCTAAATTCACCTACTGATTCAACAAGAGAGACCCATGACATCAAATTACTGTATAATGCAGTAAAAGACCTTAATAAATAACATGTAATGTGAAGGAAATATTGTAATTTGAAATAGAAACAGTCTGAAAAAAGCCATGAAAACTAATTTCCACATATGTTTAAAAGgatgtttcatttatataaacaGACTGATTTACAGAGGTGTCTTGATGTGTTTTTCTTAAAATTTGGATACATTTGAGCTTCATAGctgtttaaaagaaataattagTGTTAGCCCCTAAAGCTCAAATTCTTTACTTTGCCAGGAGGTGTGAGTTCAAAAAGGCCCTGTAGTCCTTTGTGGATCCATCTTGAATTTACTCAGTGCTTACATGCCCAGGTCTTAAAGGGAAATATTCACCCCGCTTGAACACCTACCTGCCTGCATTCATCAACACACTGTTTGTAACACATTactttttcagccttttcatctTCATTAGCATAACTCCAGTTCTGCAAATAACACCATCTGCTGAGAATCTCGCTATGGTTGTTGCCACAGTTCATACTGACTTCACATGAACAGCTGTGACAGACTGTTGAGTCCAGTTACTTATGAATGCTCCATGACGTGTGTATTTTTATGCGTCTTATACGATCATCAAATTCATCTGCTTCTGTTTCTTCATCCAGCAGCGTTACTGCTAGAGCTCAGATGTTAATGTCTCGTACATCTGTGGGCGTCGCTGAGTGGTCCTCTCCCATTTTCTTAGTTTCCATAGCAAAtgagtgctgctgctgttgtgcctGTCTGAGGCTGGTTTCCAGCAAAGACTCAATCTGTTCCTGACATGCTCTCAAACAATCCTGAAAAGTGAGAATTCAGAGTAATTTATACAGtaatacataatttaaaaagataAGGTCTCAGCTTAGGCTTACAGTCACAATAAACAGTGATCGAAGACTGAGAACCTACATAGAAACacagactaccatgacctggatgattgCTAAGGAGCCTGGAAAGAAAGTGGGAGGACTCtaatcactttctttccaagctccttagtttGGAGATTCAAATCTCTATGCAACAGCTGACGATGTGTAGAAGAGTGTGTGTCATCCATGTGCGATACTGTTTACTGTGTGTAAATAAGAGCAGTGTCTGAAACTGAGAAATGCACCAGGGCTGCTGTCTCATATCCTGCAGTTAGAAAACTTTGCTGTGAGGGCGTCTTTGAACAAATGTTATGTGCAGGGTTGCGCTCCAAGTGACGGTGCAGCTGCTGTGATGGGCCGATGGAGAAGCAGCCACATTTCCCAGTAAAGAGAACCCAACCTGATCGTTATTTACTGCATCACTCACATCAAACACTTGTGGTCCAAgatgccatttaaaaaaaaaagaaagaaagaaaaaaaaaaaaaccaaacccttCCAATATTAATTGCCTTGAGGCAGCTattgttgtgaattggtgctatataaataaaactaaatcaaCTAACACGAAACTTTACTGTTGATATCAGTAAATGGAATGCGATGACTCCCTGTATGGACTCATCTCATGACCATTTCTATTGTTGTGTTTGAAGAGGGATTCATTAGACTGGAAATACTGGATAAGTTAACTAACCTGAACGTATTATAAACAGTCCAACAGTCCCATTAATAGCTGCATTTTGACAAACATTGTTTTCTAATAGCATCTATAGGGTGCCTCAGGATCCTTCTCCCTCTCTTCGACACCCTGTTAAATTCAGTTCTGCTCTTTTTCAGTAAATCAACAGTATTATTGTGGAGCAGGACTAATTACACCCTCGTTCTGCTAACATCTTTCCTCTAATGTGACTGAGTGAATGTAATGTGTACCAGTCATGCTGTGAACAGATGTACCCACCGGGTCACTTTTGATGGTCTGAGCCAGCTGTTCTGTCAGTTTTTGAGACATCATGGCGTTACCCACCATTCTCATCTGTAAGCCCTCTACTGCTGCCACCATGCTGCCTGCTGCCACCATGGATGGGGGGCTGGCTATGAATTTGACATCTGGAGAGAATCAAAGGAATTTAATGTAAATTTGTTTGTTATTAATCCCCatttaaaaactaacaaaacaaaacattcaaaaccacaaaaaataCAGATGCTTGAGGAGAATTTCTGTTCTGTGTTAAACAGGAGCATGCATTGATGGCAATATGTTTCATATATGAAGATGCATTAATAAAAGCAAGAAATTAAGATGAAGTTATAGGGGCTTTAAAGGTTTAGGAAAACCCAAAGATTGCGTACAGGACTAGTTAAAGCAGACAAGCCATAATcacagcagatcagctgacccCAATCCCATCAGTCATCATTTAACAGCTCAGCTGATGCCTTtctacacatttttttcttctttctctggaCACAAAGTCCACACAAACTAGCTGCTTTGGCCTGCCCACATTACACACATGGAAGCAGCTCCTCCTTTTATGCCCTCTCTCAAACAATGCCATACCCGTTTTTAACCATCCAGCCACTCTCTACATCTTCAGGTCTTTATCTACCTCATTTCAGACTCACAAAATAACCTAAAGGCCCAAGCCAGGGTTAAAAACCATGAAACCttctgtgaggtgacagtgcgAACCACGACACAACAGTTTCACCAGGGAAGGTTGAGTCAGACAGTAGGGTTAAGCTGGTCTGGCATCTACCATCCATTAGCTCCATGGATGGAGACTGCAACTTGATTTGTGCTCCAAAGCACTGCACATTATAGTAGTCAGACAGCAGTGGATCCATTGTCTATTTATGCATCAAATATGAGCAACTAGGAATAAGTGAATTGTTATGCAATTTAGTAGAGAAAACTATGAAGTTGGGTGTTTAAAAGTACATCAGTTATTTGTTGGCATGTACTAACCCAGTGAGTCAGTCTTATTACCACACTCTGAAGAGAAATTTCAACCACAATATATACAGACAGTGATGCATGTGATGTAGCCTCATGCATACCTGTGGCACACAGTGCAACAAAGGTCTGAGCGTGCTTCCTCAGTATCGACTTGTTCTCTTTGTTGACAGGCAGCTGAGACAGGAAGTGGTCGATGAAGTCAAGAGGGGTGGGTGAAGCCAGGTCCCACTTCAGCTTATTCAAAACCAGCAGCTCCATCTGCTGTGAGTgggtgaaaacaaaaatggacAGAAGGCCAGGTTCAAAGTGGGATTTAACACAGACAGACGGAGGGATTAACAGATATCTTATGGTCACTTTTGGGAGATTTGGGGCTTAAAAGTAACACTGTAAGAAAAGGGGTAACTGAAATGATTAAGGAAATACTCTCGTGGGACAATGAGACACTACAATAACTGTCCTGATATTTAGAGATAAAAGACCTCAtatgttggtggaaaaatagTGAAATTAAAGCTTTTAATGCAAGGTGGAAAATGTTAGGAGGTTACTAGAACTATTACAAGTCATTCTCTGGGGACTATAGATTCTACAGCATCTGGCCATTAGCTACTGATATATCTTGTTTTGAGACAGACATCCCTGCAGGATGGatgttacatgaaaaaaaaagtcctcagAGTCTTAGCTTCAAAACAGAGAGAGCACTTTAATGAAACAGTTTACTTCAGAATGCCATACCAGCAACTGAGAAGGTGTGACTGAATTATCAGTGTAGATGCAGAGTTTCTCCGCAGTCAGTGGGATTGTCTCCTTTAGTTTAGATGCCAGGAACATGCAGGCAGCTCCCAACAACTGCAGATGATTCTTCTTCGTGGGTTCCACTGACAAGATGCGATCCATGTAGTTCATAGCTAAGGGGAAAACCTCCTCCTCACATTTCTGCTCCTCGCACACCTGTAGCAACAGTCAGTGAATACTACCATTAAATACTGTCTAGTCGTGTGTAAAAATGTTGTATTAGTTTAAGTCCCGGAGAAAACTCCCTATAAATGTTACCAGAGAATGAAAAAAGCAGATTCAAAATGTGAAGAAACAGAGTTCAGGTATTGGAAATGTGAGATATAAATGTATCCAAGTGATAACCTTTGGGGAAAAAATATAGTCAACTTAGATGCATAATAATGGTCACTTGAGTCTGGCCCCAAAATGAACCCAGTCCCCATTTGGGCCTGTGTAAAAGTGCCCAactttacagcattaaaaacacacGTTTACAACCTGATACTCTAACAGATGTCCCGACACAGGCAGTGGTAGCAGAAAGCCATTTGCTaggagtcactgaactggacctctaagtagtgtttgtgctgttttaggCTTTTGGGGCACTTTAATGTAACTATCAAACAAATGATATAGTAATATTttataaaatacacatttatgCTTCACTCTGTGGGAGTGAATTTCTAATATCTtattagcactaattagcagatATGTATGTAGGTCATTGAGGCAACTTGAAGGTGCAATGAAGGTGCATCTGCCTTCTTGTTCAAATATGGCCCcttttggctttaaaaaaaaaccaaaaacaaaaggagagtgggggggggggcgggggggaaTAACTACAGGCTAAATGCTACCATTGAGGTTTTACATGAATGGCTTTTATATACAGTACCTGTATCTCTATCAGCAAGTGTCCCTCTATTTTAATTCTCCGTGTACAAAGCTTTAAGGAATTCTGAGTTACAAATGATTCTGATactttacatgctgtagtggtTTGTAACATACCGTTTTAAGAATAGACAGAAAAAGTCTGACTGCACAGCACAGTTTTTTcgagttgtaaaaaaaaaaattattggatTATAGAAACTCGCAGTTACTTAAATTAATAGATTTAACACAAAATACCTTTAGACAATGCTACTTTAAATTCAACGAGTATATTTTCCTCTTGAAACATCTTTAAAACTTTTTCAGTgcaaacaaaatgtattttacagcCAGCATTGTCAAAGTGTTTAATCAGGGCCCAAGCACtaaagtgcgaaggccctaaTGTATCTGCGACATTTGTTCTTATTATTCGGGCAAAATAATTGTTTATAATAATTGAGAATAGCAATTTTGACATTTCCAGGCGTTGTAATTTTGCGAATTCCTCCTAGGGATTTATTAGATCAACTTCATATTTTGGCCGTATTAAACTGTAGAGCTTTTGAGTCTTCATTGCAGGGGGCGTCCATGACACCATGACTAATTTCGATCATGTGCCATGAAAATTTCATTGCTCTCTGTCAATACGATGAAGGCTTTCTTGCCTTATGGTTGTTGTGATGGAGCACTGCAAACTGGCTCCACAGCGCCATCTACAATATGTCCAGGtcatatttttcaaaaacaataatttaGTAATATAAACTAAGATATTTTATGTAAAGCCTGAAAGAGGCTGACGGGATTAATTAATTTTGTcatcattttaacacaatttcaCAATCATTTAACCAGAATTCTAAGTGAATTCTCATTATCAACATGCATCTGGATCCATTTTTCTACTAATTTTGTTAATGTCATAAAAATTCCTtatcatataaaataaaattgccaAGATATGTCTATAATATGTCTATAAGTCTTAATATATAGACATAAGTCATAATATAGACATGTCTATAAGTATGCTTAATATATATGAtatttaacaaaagaaaatatttaaaaattattgAAAATTACCTTGTCCACACTAAATGTTTCTCATTACCATTTCACCTGCTCATAAAAAGCAAACTGATGAGCAGTACCACAATGCATCTCCTCAGACAGAAGATTCAAAACGGACACAAGGTCAGCTGCTGGCTCTTCTCTCGATTTGTGATATTCTTGTTAATCTTActgaaccttctgcctcttacACTCCCTATTATCATTACCGAAATTGGATTACACTCAATACTTCTTAAAATAGAACAACATtttttataattataaatacatttttaaagctttagCATGAAGCAGAATTAAAGGTTGTGTACCATACTAGCATTTTAGGTCATTAGCCCAGAGCATTTCATTACAGTTACTCATAATTCTCATTATCATGCACTCAGAATGGCCATAAAGGTATCGAGAACCCTTGATGCAGTGATGAGAGCGCGATTCATTTTAAAAGCAGTTAACAGATAGTACTTATGAAATGTTTTAAACACAAAGACTTTATTTCTATATTATAGTTCTCTATACTGCTCTATATTAACTGTAATTACAGagtattttacatgtttaagaGGTAAGAATTGTTTTTGACCAAGGTCAtaagaaaccccccccccccccccccccccaacaaatTGATAATGTTGAACGTATGAAGACTGACAGACAATCATCCCACAGCCAATGCCTGTAGCGTCCTCTGGTCGCCATTTCTGCGTCTTGGCTGAAATTCGGGCAAAGTACCCCCCAAAAACACAGAATGATCCTGTTTTAACAGTAATAATAGCAATATTTGAAAAATTTATAAAACTCGTACGATTTTAAAATTGGAAAATGTTATGACAGGAGAAAAATGTTACCCCACTACATCTTTAGTGATACGAGTCTGTGATGACAAAAACAATGGCTGAACAACATGCACAACAGGACAAGCTCAagattacaaaaacaaacaaaacaaaaaaaaacaacccgcATTTAACTCTGAGCAATAAGCCAATGAAATGCAACAAACTGTGGGTCGGTGTTAATGAACATTACCGGACAAATAGACTGAAGTTCTCCGCGAAGCCCCAACACAAAGGCAGCGCGTGGCCGCAGGACTGGCAACTCGCCACTAAAATAGTTTTCAGCTTTCACGTCACTGAACTGTATGTAAAATCTATCGCACACACTCTGTGGGATAGAAAATGACTATCAAGTGAAAAGAGCTTGTTACCGCGTGGAAATTAGGTAGCAATAATCGGTAATTGAAGCCACGTGACacgcaacaaaaacacaaactttaatGGAAAGTTGCAGAGCAGAGGAATTCTGAGTTCTGTGAATGCGGTTAACGTGTATCGGCTCAACTCACCTCTAACATCCAGGCAGCGACTATCCTCCTCATGTACGGAGATATCTCTCTCTGGACACATTTAAAGTAGTTAGGAGCGGGGAGGTACATGTCTTCTACCCGCAGCAGAGCGTGCAGGACCCGGTCAGTCAACAGGTTGGAGTCTCGGTAGGCTCTCGGTATAGGAGGCCCATCCCCCTCGCAGCACCACAGCTGAGGCTCCATGCCTTATTGCGTCCGTAGCACTGTGGGTCTGTACTTTTTAAGTCACTGATGTGATCGACTAAAGCTAACTACTTAGCTAACAGCACAAAATTATTAGCCGCTACATACTTTGTTCACAAAACCGTCCAAATGCTCCAGTTTATTCATGTTTGTATGTAAATTTCAGTTACCTGTtggaaataaatatgtaaataactTCACCTTTTGATTTCCTTTACCAAGTTAGCTTATACCTTTTCGACGGTTTAAAAGTTACTTCCTTTTGTTGGACAAGACAGAACTACAGGACAAACCAGAACAGCAAGGCTTTCTCCACCGGCAGACTACATCCCTGCCCTGCTGCGCCCTTTAACTGGCACATTGTTCGGCGTCAAACAACGCGAGATAACGTACACTTCCGAGTATACACTTCACAATAAGACAGCAGTAACGGTCCTTTTCCTTACTATTGAAGATCACGTCAGTAGTCTGTTGGTTTACTCACGGAAATGCACTCTGACAAACATGACTGCTGTTGCGCTTAACTTGGGTAACTTTGCTCTCAAAATAAACAcgcggagagagagagagagagagagagagagagagagagagagagagagagagagagagagagagtgtacTAACAATATGTCCAAAGATAGAAGTGGAatggaaaaatggaaaattattttttattcattttaaagaaaatttacAAAATGTTAAGCAGCAttgtccatccatctatccagcGATGCATCTATTCATCCATTCTTTTAAGCGTTTTGACATTTCTGGGTCAAAATGTAAATCATGTACTAGAGTAAAATGTATAGTGTTAACATTCATGTGACTTTCTTACAGGACTGGACTGAGACAAAAACTTGGCCCACCATTACATACGatacgaacacacacacacacacacacacacacacacatatatatatatatatatatatatatatatatatatatatatatatatatataaaacacccatctcgcccctacgggcggtttatccttcaagctcgggtcctctaccagaggcctgggagcttgagggtcctgcgcagtatcttagctgttcccaggactgcgctcttctggacagagatctctgatgttgttcccgggatctgctggagccactcgcctagcttgggagtcaccgcaccttgtgctccgattaccacagggatcaccgttaccttcaccctccacatcctctcgagctcttctctgagcccttggtatttctccagcttctcgtgttccttcttcctgatattgctgtcattcggaaccgctgcatcgatcactacggccgtcttctcatgtttgtctaccaccactatgtccggttggttagccaccaccattttgtccgtctgtatctggaagtcccacaggatcttagctcggtcattctccatcacccttggggacatctcccattttgacctcgggacttccaggttatacttggcacagatgttcctgtacactatgccagccacttggttatggcgttccatgtatgccttgcctgctagcatcttgcaccctgctgttatgtgctggattgtctcaggggcatctttacgcagcctgcacctggggtcttgcctggtgtgatagaccccagcctctatggatcttgtgctcagtgcttgttcttgtgctgccatgattagtgcctctgtgctgtctttcagtccagctttgtccagccactggtaggatttctggatatcagccacctcctctatctgccggtggtacataccgtgcaggggcctgtccttccatgatggttcctcgccttcctcctctttcttgggtttctgctgcctgaggtattcactgagcacgctgtcagtttgggccatcttcgtgatgtattcgtggatgtttcttgtctcatcctggactgtagtgctgacactcaccagtccccggcccccttccttccgcttagcgtacagcctcaggatgctggacttggggtgaaaccctccatgcatggtcaggagctttcttgtctttatgtcagtggcttctatctcctcctttggccagcctattaccccagcagggtacctgatcacgggcagggcgtaggtgttgatggcccggatcttgttcttaccgttcagctgactcctcaggacttgcctgaccctctgcaggtacttggtggttgcagctttcctagcggcctcttcatggttcccattcgcctgcgggatccccaggtacttgtaactgtc is drawn from Pelmatolapia mariae isolate MD_Pm_ZW linkage group LG7, Pm_UMD_F_2, whole genome shotgun sequence and contains these coding sequences:
- the LOC134632254 gene encoding G1/S-specific cyclin-D1-like; translated protein: MEPQLWCCEGDGPPIPRAYRDSNLLTDRVLHALLRVEDMYLPAPNYFKCVQREISPYMRRIVAAWMLEVCEEQKCEEEVFPLAMNYMDRILSVEPTKKNHLQLLGAACMFLASKLKETIPLTAEKLCIYTDNSVTPSQLLQMELLVLNKLKWDLASPTPLDFIDHFLSQLPVNKENKSILRKHAQTFVALCATDVKFIASPPSMVAAGSMVAAVEGLQMRMVGNAMMSQKLTEQLAQTIKSDPDCLRACQEQIESLLETSLRQAQQQQHSFAMETKKMGEDHSATPTDVRDINI